A portion of the Pseudomonas protegens CHA0 genome contains these proteins:
- a CDS encoding DEAD/DEAH box helicase, with product MFSQFALHERLLKAVAELKFVEPTPVQAAAIPLALQGRDLRVTAQTGSGKTAAFVLPILNRLIGPAKIRVSIKTLILLPTRELAQQTLKEVERFSQFTFIKSGLITGGEDFKVQAAMLRKVPDILIGTPGRMLEQLNAGNLDLKEVEVLVLDEADRMLDMGFAEDVQRLVDECPNRQQTMLFSATTGGSGLREMVAKVLNNPEHLQLNSVSQLNETTRQQIITADHNQHKEQIVNWLLANETYQKAIVFTNTRAMADRIYGRLVAQDYKAFVLHGEKDQKDRKLAIDRLKQGGVKILVATDVAARGLDVDGLDLVINFDMPRSGDEYVHRIGRTGRAGNDGLAISLICHGDWNLMSSIERYLKQSFERRTIKEVKGTYSGPKKVKASGKAVGVKKKKTDAKGDKKKAVAKAPTKRKTANRPKSDSLVSQDGLAPLKRRKPQAPAAE from the coding sequence GTGTTTTCCCAATTCGCCCTGCACGAACGCCTGCTCAAAGCCGTGGCCGAGCTTAAATTTGTCGAGCCGACGCCGGTGCAAGCAGCGGCTATTCCGCTGGCGCTGCAAGGGCGTGACCTGCGGGTGACGGCACAGACCGGTAGCGGCAAGACCGCGGCTTTTGTCCTGCCGATCCTCAATCGCCTGATCGGCCCGGCGAAGATCCGCGTCAGCATCAAGACCCTGATCCTGCTGCCGACTCGGGAACTGGCCCAGCAGACCCTCAAGGAAGTCGAGCGTTTCTCCCAGTTCACCTTCATCAAGTCGGGCCTGATCACCGGTGGTGAAGACTTCAAGGTCCAGGCTGCCATGCTGCGCAAGGTGCCGGACATCCTCATCGGCACTCCGGGGCGCATGCTGGAGCAACTCAACGCCGGCAACCTGGATTTGAAGGAAGTCGAAGTGCTGGTGCTCGACGAAGCCGACCGCATGCTCGACATGGGCTTTGCCGAAGACGTGCAGCGTCTGGTGGACGAATGCCCGAACCGCCAGCAGACCATGCTGTTCTCCGCCACGACCGGCGGTTCCGGCCTGCGGGAAATGGTCGCCAAGGTCCTCAACAACCCTGAGCACCTGCAACTCAACAGCGTCAGCCAGCTGAACGAAACCACCCGTCAGCAGATCATCACCGCCGACCACAACCAGCACAAAGAACAGATCGTCAACTGGCTGCTGGCCAACGAGACCTACCAGAAGGCCATCGTCTTCACCAACACCCGGGCCATGGCCGACCGCATCTACGGCCGCCTGGTGGCCCAGGACTACAAGGCTTTCGTCCTGCACGGTGAAAAGGACCAGAAGGACCGCAAGCTGGCCATCGACCGCCTGAAGCAGGGCGGGGTGAAGATCCTCGTGGCCACTGACGTCGCTGCCCGCGGCCTGGACGTTGACGGCCTGGACCTGGTGATCAACTTCGACATGCCGCGCAGCGGCGACGAATACGTGCACCGCATCGGCCGCACCGGCCGTGCCGGCAACGATGGCCTGGCCATCTCGCTGATCTGCCACGGCGACTGGAACCTGATGTCGAGCATCGAGCGCTACCTCAAGCAGAGCTTCGAGCGCCGCACCATCAAGGAAGTCAAAGGCACCTACAGCGGGCCGAAGAAGGTCAAGGCCTCCGGCAAGGCGGTGGGCGTGAAGAAGAAAAAGACCGACGCCAAGGGCGACAAGAAAAAGGCCGTGGCCAAGGCCCCGACCAAGCGCAAGACCGCCAATCGGCCCAAGAGCGACAGCCTGGTCAGCCAGGATGGCCTGGCGCCGCTCAAGCGCCGCAAGCCACAGGCCCCCGCCGCTGAATAA
- a CDS encoding ShlB/FhaC/HecB family hemolysin secretion/activation protein: protein MSLSTLGMRLCCALSCLLLVTAPPSATAAPLPGPAFNPGDQDLIRDRQNRLLEEQQRRLEELKDLPGKSAAPVAPTAPADSRCFPIKDIQLKGADSLSAAERERLLQPYIGQCLGVAQLNELLKVITDRYIEKGLVTSRAYLPQQDLSSGHLQVLVVEGKLEGLKAAEDSKLSARELNMAFPGSSGELLNLRQIEQMVDQLNRLPSNQAQMELAPGQAVGGSEVLVKNNAKKPWRVGLSRSNEGQKSTGEQQWGSSFEWDSPLGLADQLVLRGGHDAISDHQKTSRNAMLYYNLPFGWWNLSYSYSQSEYRSLAQGQGFNFKQTGDSQNHQLRLERVIHRDALSKTSLNSGLSYLRTNNYIEDSKLSNSSNRLSEAQFGINHGRRIGSAFLNLDLGLQDGIGAFDAQRENQRDKYGNRQANARYRKYTATASYLQPFKLGEESLVFSSLVTGQRSEDLLFSSQRMSLGSQSSIRGYKDQSLNGDSGYYWRNDLRWTRPVGWDWLRPVFAEYGAGLGYDFGAIRNDRYNAEQHGRVSSDSIEFFARGKHLAASVTFAHSLERPEALSELEAPIYFRLDLFL, encoded by the coding sequence ATGTCTCTCTCCACCCTCGGGATGAGGTTGTGCTGTGCCTTGTCCTGCTTGCTGCTGGTCACTGCGCCGCCCAGCGCCACTGCCGCGCCGTTGCCGGGCCCGGCTTTCAACCCCGGCGACCAGGACCTGATCCGCGACCGCCAGAACCGCCTGCTGGAAGAACAGCAGCGGCGCCTCGAAGAACTCAAGGACCTGCCCGGCAAGAGCGCCGCGCCTGTAGCGCCCACGGCGCCGGCCGACAGCCGCTGCTTCCCGATCAAGGACATCCAGCTCAAGGGCGCCGACTCGCTGTCGGCTGCCGAGCGCGAGCGCCTGCTCCAGCCCTACATCGGCCAGTGCCTGGGGGTAGCGCAGCTCAATGAACTGCTCAAGGTCATCACCGACCGCTATATCGAAAAAGGCCTGGTCACCAGCCGTGCCTACCTGCCGCAGCAAGACCTCTCCAGCGGCCACCTGCAAGTGCTGGTGGTGGAAGGCAAGCTCGAAGGGCTCAAGGCCGCCGAAGACAGCAAGCTCAGTGCCCGTGAGCTGAACATGGCCTTCCCCGGCAGTAGCGGTGAGCTGCTCAACCTGCGGCAGATCGAACAGATGGTGGACCAGCTCAACCGCCTGCCGTCGAACCAGGCGCAGATGGAACTGGCCCCGGGCCAGGCCGTGGGCGGCAGCGAGGTCTTGGTCAAGAACAACGCGAAAAAGCCCTGGCGCGTTGGCCTATCACGCAGCAACGAGGGCCAGAAGAGCACCGGCGAGCAGCAGTGGGGCAGCTCCTTCGAATGGGACAGCCCCCTGGGGCTGGCCGACCAACTGGTGCTGCGCGGCGGCCACGACGCCATCAGCGACCACCAGAAAACCTCGCGCAACGCCATGCTCTATTACAACCTGCCGTTTGGCTGGTGGAACCTTAGCTACAGCTACAGCCAGAGCGAATACCGTTCCCTGGCCCAGGGCCAGGGCTTCAACTTCAAGCAGACCGGCGACAGCCAGAACCACCAGTTGCGCCTGGAGCGGGTGATCCATCGCGACGCCCTGAGCAAGACCTCGCTGAACAGCGGCCTGAGCTACCTGCGTACCAACAACTACATCGAAGACAGCAAGCTGAGTAACAGCAGCAACCGCCTCAGCGAAGCCCAGTTCGGCATCAACCACGGCCGGCGTATCGGCAGTGCCTTCCTCAACCTCGACCTGGGGCTGCAGGACGGTATTGGCGCCTTCGATGCCCAGCGCGAAAACCAGCGCGACAAATACGGCAATCGCCAGGCCAACGCCCGCTACCGCAAGTACACCGCCACCGCCAGCTACCTGCAGCCGTTCAAGCTGGGGGAAGAGTCCCTGGTGTTCAGCAGCCTGGTCACCGGCCAGCGCAGCGAGGACCTGCTGTTCAGCTCGCAACGCATGAGCCTGGGCAGCCAGTCCTCGATCCGCGGCTACAAGGACCAGAGCCTCAATGGCGACAGCGGCTACTACTGGCGCAACGACCTGCGCTGGACTCGTCCGGTGGGCTGGGACTGGCTGCGCCCGGTGTTCGCCGAATACGGCGCGGGGCTGGGCTATGACTTCGGCGCGATCCGCAACGACCGCTACAACGCCGAGCAGCATGGCCGGGTCTCCAGCGACTCCATCGAATTCTTCGCCCGGGGCAAGCACCTTGCCGCCAGCGTGACCTTTGCCCATTCCCTCGAACGGCCCGAAGCCCTGAGTGAACTGGAAGCCCCGATCTATTTCCGCCTGGACCTGTTCCTTTAA
- a CDS encoding DUF637 domain-containing protein, translating to MDARQFAFLARQPSATLQARDSFWGLSKRGLAFILANVMFWQPVVAMADGIVVNGSGTTLGQAGNGVPIVNIATPNGSGLSHNKFSDYNVGQQGLILNNATGRTQETQLGGIILGNPNLGGRAANVILNEVNGGSPSQLKGYTEVAGQAAHVIVANPYGVSCNGCGFINTPKATLTTGKPVIENGQVQRYQVDQGSVAIEGAGLNASNIDQFEIITRSAKINAEIQARHLAVIAGANDVDAKTLNATARTANPADAPQLAIDSSALGGMYAGAIKLVGTEAGVGVKLDGKLIASGGDIQLDANGQLRMAEVTAEKGAVAIKAGSLEAQGAVYAGTELKVQTQDDLNNHNTLAAANSINLGSGGQLNNQGIIEAGVNLDNSRNPNGDVTLTAHTLNNSGKSVVASRDLTVTTTQTLNNQGGTLSGQRQVKVSAGALDNSHQGKLLSAERLQLDAEQVRNGQGGLIKSQQSLNATLGHLGNSGGELSSQGSSTLVLAGMDNLTGVVLAQQTLEITGTAELDNQGGLLSGWQGLTLNGTGLNNSNKGTVSSLKGGVEVTLSDALNNSQGGGLVSQQALDVKAASLDNSHQGVISSAGEQSLKLSDLLDNSQGGSIDSAATLTLQAMALGNQGGTVNAAGDLEFIGSDLDNSHGTFTGKQGVTLDLLGHLINNQGTLSAAGPLLLKRSTKVENQGGELFSQQWLRLFTEHLDNRQKGRVAANESVLISASGEVQNSDGGEILSREADLQLNAERLDNARGLLQAKTNLGLDVAADAGNQGGQVIAQQGDLTLKAGHLDNRAGKVSALNGGATLETAADGRLDNRDGALFAQQALHISAKDLDNSAGQISARQIELELAGALNNRQGLIESGSTLATAAASLDNQRGQLRALGLASKTRFSIAGTFDNRDGSLETANNDLAFDAGGFNNRGGSLLHSGSGVFGISMANLEDVGGRLKTAGQLTLEAERWTNSSAIQADRLLVKVDHLTQTADGQLLAGTGLTGSGSHWSNDGLIGSDAALNLDLNGNYSGKGRLSSIGQLDLHAAQLDLADSASIAGGANGTLKIDGALNSAGRITASQKLLLNAASIHNLGTLGSGEDLSLNAAILVNDHGLISSGGNMQLLTNSFTNRYAQVFSLGTALIAKDDQQARADLLDNRSGDIESLGKLTIAASTLNNVMDVLQYTEHEKSAASITRLSCTLIPVAGCDDRGGGRINGLWEVAETDRLRVTNSSASASLNSGADLQIDTQTLTNTSSLITAAGDINIKAETVHNQGLQPQEITTLRRYWSFVNETGTAAALAAAFNARNNPTPSSSFASDLSAFIAWTGVMLSSSSKVVDGDQSFAATIQAGGKVNLKADQTLDNSVIRSFYEYVGAGKTLTDTGVGNGYSTPIRINPQLPPELAQQQVNPLELPGFTLPTGGNGLFRLSGQGSTLAQAPTPAQIAGLPDAASLSRPHKYLIETNPALTNLKQFMSSDYLLSNLGYNPDESAKRLGDGFYEQKLIQQAMVARTGQRFIDGQDSNEKLFKHLMDNALQSKQQLDLSVGVTLTSEQVAALTHDIVWLESHEVNGEQVLVPVLYLAQANNRLAPNGALIAGKDVSLIAGKDLNNVGTLRAANDLSAVAGANLVNSGLAEAGNRQDLLAGNYLVNRAGGIIAGRDVTLTTTQGDVINDRTLTTHQSSSEDYVREQRRDFLDSAARIEAGNSLSIDAERDFDSNGSVLHSGGDTRIKAGRNVSLNAVEQVVSNDRGIGNLDQSKTQHGATLESGGDLSIEAGGNVTAVASQIEAEGDVSMTAKDNLTLASAANEQHWASKTGTTKSEEDRVHQQATTVTAGGDVMLKSGQDMTLISSKVKAGDEAYLVAGGQLNLLAEQDSEYSLYDMKKKGGFGNLQTQRDEVTRTTHIGSEISAGGNLTLKSDGDQRYQVAKLESGKDITLDSGGAITFEGVKDLHQESHEKTNNNSFWVSSKGKGNTDETLRQTQMVAAGNIVIKAVDGLKIDVRQVNQQTVSQSIDAMVKADPQLAWLKEAEKRGDVDWRVVKEIHDSYKYSNSGLGPASQIIIAIVMGAVIGPMAGGLVGGGTTGAVVGAVATGASTNATVSFINNGGNLGAVFKDVTSSNAMKGYVISGVTAGLTSAYFDGWTGTHTDTATNQVIGPNLSTWTGVGQFAASQTLQSGTSMLLSKALGQGGSASDALKSALFNTLAAASFNAVGDYTKDVLNDGMPPKILIHAMVGGLLSKATGGDFKTGALAAGVNEAVVVQLDKLVSGNKTLLSMNSQIVGVLAAAAQRDADAQSIEKGGWVAKNATQYNYAGHQEIDDLEEQARNCKALGNCDEVRERFRKQSVKLDDELAADCAKNPALCTFLYGDLLHDRNSLQERLGKMYFDDSIPSMFKEDLHRYQLQNTAAIGVLIQAQTESALESKGVSPEKAAWVSKLVAAMGGFLGGKGKGGSGATSGKVAASGTSKPIIDHVVVSSGKAPKTAAPNSIYEISRADGSKSVTYYDSQGRTFSREDYGQQRSHGSLGYGVDGRAVPHEHKIEYNSRGFVDKQYYREIDADGKPVGAWILDK from the coding sequence ATGGACGCTCGTCAGTTCGCCTTTCTAGCCCGCCAGCCTTCCGCCACCCTGCAAGCGCGGGATTCGTTCTGGGGGCTGTCCAAACGCGGTCTGGCGTTCATCCTGGCCAACGTGATGTTCTGGCAGCCCGTGGTGGCGATGGCCGACGGCATCGTGGTCAACGGCAGCGGTACAACACTGGGACAGGCCGGCAATGGCGTGCCCATCGTCAACATTGCCACGCCCAATGGCAGCGGCCTGTCGCACAACAAGTTCAGCGACTACAACGTCGGCCAGCAGGGGCTGATCCTCAACAACGCCACCGGTCGTACCCAGGAAACCCAGCTCGGCGGAATCATTCTCGGCAACCCCAACCTGGGCGGCCGCGCGGCCAATGTGATCCTCAACGAGGTCAACGGCGGCAGCCCCAGCCAGCTCAAGGGCTACACCGAAGTGGCCGGGCAAGCGGCCCATGTCATCGTCGCCAACCCCTATGGCGTGAGCTGCAACGGCTGCGGCTTCATCAACACCCCCAAGGCCACCCTGACCACCGGCAAGCCGGTGATCGAGAACGGCCAGGTCCAGCGTTACCAGGTGGACCAGGGCAGCGTCGCCATCGAAGGCGCGGGTCTCAACGCGAGCAATATCGACCAGTTCGAAATCATCACCCGCAGCGCCAAGATCAACGCCGAGATCCAGGCCAGGCACCTGGCGGTGATCGCCGGGGCCAACGACGTCGACGCCAAGACCTTGAATGCCACGGCCCGCACCGCCAACCCGGCGGATGCACCGCAACTGGCCATCGACTCATCAGCCCTGGGCGGCATGTACGCCGGGGCGATCAAGCTGGTGGGCACCGAGGCCGGGGTGGGGGTGAAGCTCGACGGCAAGCTGATCGCCAGTGGCGGTGATATCCAACTGGATGCCAACGGCCAGTTGCGCATGGCCGAAGTCACTGCCGAGAAGGGCGCGGTGGCGATCAAGGCCGGCAGCCTGGAGGCCCAGGGCGCGGTCTACGCCGGCACCGAGCTCAAGGTGCAAACTCAAGACGACCTGAACAACCACAACACCCTGGCAGCGGCCAACAGCATCAACCTGGGCAGCGGCGGGCAACTGAACAATCAGGGCATCATCGAAGCCGGGGTCAACCTCGACAACAGCCGCAACCCGAACGGCGATGTCACGCTGACTGCGCATACCCTGAACAACAGCGGCAAGAGCGTGGTGGCCAGCCGGGATCTGACGGTCACGACCACCCAGACCCTGAACAACCAGGGCGGCACCCTGAGCGGGCAGCGCCAGGTGAAGGTCAGTGCCGGGGCTCTGGATAATAGCCATCAGGGCAAGCTGCTGAGCGCCGAGCGCCTGCAACTCGATGCCGAGCAAGTGCGCAACGGCCAGGGCGGCCTGATCAAGAGCCAGCAGTCCCTCAATGCCACCCTGGGCCACCTGGGCAACAGCGGCGGCGAGCTGTCGAGCCAGGGCAGCAGCACCCTGGTACTGGCCGGCATGGACAACCTCACCGGCGTGGTACTGGCGCAACAGACCCTGGAGATTACCGGTACTGCGGAACTGGACAACCAGGGCGGCTTGCTCTCGGGCTGGCAGGGCCTGACCCTCAATGGCACGGGCTTGAACAACAGCAACAAGGGCACCGTCTCCAGCCTCAAAGGCGGTGTCGAGGTCACCCTCAGCGACGCCTTGAACAACAGCCAGGGCGGTGGCCTGGTCAGCCAGCAGGCCCTGGACGTCAAGGCCGCCAGCCTCGACAACAGCCACCAGGGGGTGATCTCCAGCGCCGGCGAGCAAAGCCTCAAACTCAGCGACCTGCTGGACAACAGCCAGGGCGGCTCCATCGACAGCGCCGCCACCCTGACCCTGCAGGCCATGGCCCTGGGCAACCAGGGCGGCACAGTCAACGCCGCCGGCGACCTGGAGTTCATCGGCAGCGACCTGGACAACAGCCACGGCACCTTCACCGGCAAGCAGGGCGTTACCCTCGACCTGCTGGGACACTTGATCAACAACCAGGGCACCCTGTCCGCCGCTGGCCCTTTGCTGCTCAAGCGCAGCACTAAGGTTGAGAACCAGGGCGGCGAACTTTTCAGCCAGCAGTGGCTGCGGCTGTTCACCGAACACTTGGACAACCGTCAGAAAGGCCGTGTCGCGGCCAATGAATCGGTGTTGATCAGCGCCAGTGGCGAAGTGCAGAACAGCGATGGCGGCGAGATCCTCAGCCGCGAAGCCGACCTGCAACTCAATGCCGAGCGTCTGGATAACGCCAGAGGCCTGCTGCAGGCCAAGACCAACCTGGGCCTCGATGTGGCGGCCGACGCCGGCAACCAAGGCGGACAAGTGATTGCCCAGCAGGGCGACCTGACGCTCAAGGCGGGCCACCTCGACAACAGGGCCGGCAAGGTGTCCGCCCTCAACGGCGGCGCCACCCTGGAAACCGCGGCCGATGGCCGCCTCGACAACCGCGACGGCGCGCTCTTCGCCCAGCAGGCTCTGCATATCAGCGCCAAGGACCTGGACAACAGCGCCGGCCAGATCAGCGCCCGGCAGATCGAGCTGGAGCTGGCTGGCGCCCTGAACAACCGCCAGGGTCTGATCGAAAGCGGCAGTACCCTGGCCACCGCTGCTGCCAGCCTGGACAACCAGCGCGGGCAACTGCGGGCCCTGGGCCTGGCCAGCAAGACCCGGTTCAGCATCGCTGGCACCTTCGACAACCGCGACGGCTCCCTGGAAACCGCCAACAACGACCTGGCCTTCGACGCCGGCGGCTTCAACAACCGCGGCGGCAGCCTGCTGCACAGCGGCAGCGGGGTGTTCGGCATCTCCATGGCCAACCTCGAAGACGTCGGCGGCCGCCTGAAGACCGCCGGCCAACTGACCCTGGAGGCCGAGCGCTGGACCAACAGCAGTGCAATCCAGGCCGACCGGTTGCTGGTCAAGGTCGACCACCTGACCCAGACCGCCGATGGCCAGCTCCTGGCGGGTACCGGCCTGACCGGCAGCGGCAGCCACTGGAGCAATGACGGCCTGATCGGCAGTGACGCCGCGCTCAACCTCGACCTGAACGGCAACTACAGCGGCAAGGGGCGCCTGAGCAGCATTGGTCAACTGGACCTGCATGCCGCCCAACTGGACCTGGCGGACAGCGCCAGCATCGCCGGTGGCGCCAACGGCACCCTGAAGATCGACGGTGCGCTGAACAGCGCCGGGCGTATCACCGCCAGCCAGAAGCTGCTGCTGAATGCCGCCAGCATCCACAACCTCGGCACCCTGGGCAGCGGTGAAGACCTGAGCCTCAACGCCGCCATCCTGGTCAACGACCATGGCCTGATCTCCAGCGGCGGCAATATGCAGTTGCTGACCAACAGTTTCACCAACCGCTACGCCCAGGTGTTCAGTCTGGGCACCGCGCTGATCGCCAAGGACGACCAGCAAGCCAGGGCCGACCTGCTGGACAACCGCTCCGGGGATATCGAAAGCCTGGGCAAGCTGACCATCGCCGCCAGCACCCTCAACAACGTCATGGACGTGCTGCAGTACACCGAGCACGAAAAGAGCGCGGCCAGTATCACCCGCCTGTCCTGCACCCTGATTCCCGTCGCCGGCTGCGACGACCGCGGCGGTGGCCGCATCAACGGCCTGTGGGAAGTGGCCGAGACCGACCGCCTGCGGGTGACCAACAGCAGCGCCTCCGCCAGCCTCAACAGTGGCGCCGACCTGCAGATCGACACCCAGACCCTGACCAACACCAGCAGCCTGATTACCGCGGCCGGCGACATCAACATCAAGGCCGAGACCGTCCACAACCAGGGCCTGCAACCCCAGGAAATCACCACCCTGCGGCGCTACTGGAGCTTCGTCAACGAAACCGGCACCGCCGCAGCCCTAGCCGCCGCGTTCAACGCCCGCAACAACCCGACGCCTTCGAGCAGCTTCGCCTCCGACCTCAGCGCCTTCATTGCCTGGACCGGGGTGATGCTGTCCTCCAGCAGCAAGGTGGTGGACGGCGACCAATCCTTCGCCGCCACCATCCAGGCCGGTGGCAAGGTCAACCTCAAGGCTGATCAGACCCTCGACAACAGCGTGATCCGCTCCTTCTACGAGTACGTCGGCGCCGGCAAGACCCTGACCGACACCGGCGTTGGCAACGGCTACTCGACGCCGATCCGGATCAACCCGCAACTGCCCCCGGAACTGGCCCAGCAACAGGTCAACCCCCTGGAGCTGCCGGGCTTCACCCTGCCCACCGGCGGCAACGGCCTGTTCCGCCTCAGCGGCCAGGGCAGCACCCTGGCCCAGGCCCCGACGCCTGCGCAGATCGCCGGCCTGCCGGACGCCGCGAGCCTGTCCCGGCCGCACAAGTACCTGATCGAAACCAACCCGGCGCTGACCAACCTCAAGCAGTTCATGAGCTCGGACTACCTGCTGTCCAACCTGGGCTACAACCCCGATGAAAGCGCCAAGCGCCTGGGGGACGGTTTCTACGAACAGAAACTCATCCAGCAAGCCATGGTGGCCCGCACCGGCCAGCGCTTTATCGACGGCCAGGACAGCAACGAAAAGCTTTTCAAGCACCTGATGGACAACGCCCTCCAGAGCAAGCAACAGCTTGACCTGTCGGTGGGCGTGACCCTGACTTCCGAACAAGTCGCCGCCCTGACCCACGACATCGTCTGGCTGGAAAGCCATGAAGTGAATGGCGAACAAGTGCTGGTGCCAGTGCTGTACCTGGCCCAGGCCAACAACCGCCTGGCGCCCAACGGCGCCCTGATCGCGGGCAAGGACGTGAGCCTGATTGCCGGCAAGGACTTGAACAACGTCGGCACCCTGCGCGCGGCTAATGATCTGTCGGCGGTGGCGGGGGCGAACCTGGTCAATAGTGGGTTGGCGGAGGCGGGCAACCGCCAGGATCTGCTCGCGGGCAACTACCTGGTCAACCGTGCTGGCGGCATCATCGCCGGGCGCGACGTCACCCTGACCACCACCCAGGGCGACGTGATCAACGACCGCACCCTGACCACCCACCAGAGCAGCAGCGAAGACTACGTCCGCGAGCAGCGCCGCGATTTCCTCGACAGCGCCGCCCGTATCGAAGCCGGCAACAGCCTGAGCATCGATGCCGAACGGGACTTCGATAGCAACGGCAGCGTCCTGCACAGCGGTGGCGACACCCGCATCAAGGCCGGTCGCAACGTCAGCCTCAACGCCGTCGAGCAAGTGGTCAGCAACGACCGCGGCATTGGCAACCTCGACCAGAGCAAAACCCAGCACGGCGCCACCCTGGAGAGCGGCGGCGACCTGAGCATTGAGGCCGGAGGCAACGTCACCGCCGTCGCCAGCCAGATCGAGGCCGAGGGCGACGTCTCGATGACGGCCAAGGACAACCTGACCCTGGCCTCGGCCGCCAATGAACAACACTGGGCCAGCAAGACCGGCACCACCAAGAGCGAAGAGGATCGCGTCCACCAACAAGCCACCACGGTGACGGCGGGCGGGGATGTGATGCTCAAGTCTGGCCAGGACATGACCCTGATTTCCAGCAAGGTCAAAGCTGGGGATGAAGCCTATCTGGTGGCTGGTGGTCAGTTGAACCTGCTGGCGGAGCAGGACAGTGAGTACTCGCTGTATGACATGAAGAAGAAGGGGGGCTTTGGCAACCTGCAGACCCAGCGTGACGAAGTCACCCGCACCACACATATCGGCAGCGAAATCAGTGCCGGTGGCAACCTGACGCTCAAGAGCGACGGTGACCAGAGGTATCAGGTTGCCAAGCTGGAGAGCGGCAAGGACATCACTCTGGATAGCGGTGGCGCCATCACCTTCGAAGGGGTGAAGGACCTGCACCAGGAAAGCCACGAGAAGACCAATAACAACTCTTTCTGGGTGTCCTCCAAAGGCAAGGGCAATACCGACGAAACCCTGCGCCAGACCCAGATGGTGGCGGCTGGCAATATCGTGATCAAGGCCGTTGATGGCCTGAAGATCGATGTGAGGCAGGTCAACCAGCAAACCGTCAGCCAGAGCATCGACGCGATGGTCAAGGCCGACCCGCAACTGGCGTGGCTCAAAGAGGCCGAGAAACGCGGCGATGTTGATTGGCGGGTGGTGAAGGAGATCCACGACTCCTACAAGTACAGCAACTCTGGGTTGGGGCCGGCTTCGCAGATCATTATTGCGATTGTGATGGGCGCCGTGATTGGGCCTATGGCGGGTGGTCTGGTCGGTGGTGGTACTACCGGTGCGGTTGTGGGAGCTGTTGCGACGGGGGCGTCGACCAATGCGACCGTCAGCTTTATCAATAACGGTGGCAACCTTGGTGCTGTATTCAAGGATGTGACCTCTTCCAACGCGATGAAAGGGTATGTGATCTCTGGTGTTACTGCGGGGCTTACATCTGCTTACTTTGACGGTTGGACTGGCACTCATACTGATACGGCAACGAATCAGGTTATTGGGCCGAACCTCAGCACTTGGACAGGTGTTGGGCAATTTGCTGCGAGCCAAACACTGCAGAGCGGCACTTCCATGCTGTTGAGCAAGGCTCTGGGGCAGGGTGGCAGTGCAAGTGATGCACTGAAAAGTGCCTTGTTCAACACCTTGGCGGCGGCCAGCTTCAATGCGGTGGGTGATTACACCAAAGATGTTTTGAACGACGGCATGCCTCCCAAAATATTGATCCACGCCATGGTTGGCGGCCTTCTGTCAAAAGCAACTGGCGGCGACTTCAAGACCGGCGCTTTGGCGGCGGGTGTAAATGAAGCTGTGGTTGTCCAGTTGGACAAACTGGTGAGTGGTAACAAGACACTGCTGTCCATGAACTCGCAGATTGTGGGTGTGCTAGCAGCTGCTGCGCAGAGAGATGCGGATGCGCAATCGATAGAGAAGGGCGGCTGGGTCGCAAAAAACGCAACGCAGTACAACTATGCAGGGCATCAAGAAATTGACGACTTAGAGGAGCAGGCGCGTAACTGTAAAGCTCTTGGAAACTGTGATGAGGTCAGGGAGCGGTTTAGAAAACAGAGCGTTAAGCTTGATGATGAATTGGCGGCCGATTGTGCTAAAAATCCAGCCCTTTGCACGTTCTTGTATGGGGATCTCCTGCATGACAGAAATAGCCTGCAGGAGCGTCTTGGAAAGATGTATTTTGATGACAGTATTCCTTCGATGTTTAAGGAGGACTTGCATCGTTATCAGTTACAGAATACAGCTGCTATAGGGGTTCTCATTCAGGCTCAGACTGAGTCTGCTCTTGAGAGTAAAGGGGTTTCGCCGGAAAAAGCTGCCTGGGTAAGTAAGCTTGTTGCTGCAATGGGCGGTTTTCTGGGCGGGAAGGGTAAAGGTGGAAGCGGTGCTACAAGTGGGAAAGTAGCGGCTTCAGGTACTAGTAAACCTATTATTGATCATGTTGTTGTGTCTTCAGGTAAGGCTCCTAAAACAGCAGCACCAAACTCTATATATGAAATCTCTCGTGCGGATGGAAGTAAAAGTGTAACTTATTATGATAGTCAAGGACGGACCTTTTCACGGGAAGACTATGGTCAACAAAGAAGTCACGGTAGTTTAGGGTATGGTGTGGATGGGCGAGCAGTGCCCCATGAGCATAAGATTGAATATAATAGTCGGGGGTTTGTGGATAAACAGTATTATCGCGAAATCGATGCTGATGGTAAGCCTGTTGGAGCTTGGATTCTAGATAAGTAG